The following is a genomic window from Melitaea cinxia chromosome 7, ilMelCinx1.1, whole genome shotgun sequence.
TTCTTATTAGTCAACATTAATATTagaattgtaaaaattgtttcatGATATTTGGTTCACTCTTCATAATCCTCAAAAATTGGAATGTAATCATCACTTCTAGACCTCATTTTGAGTCCAAATTGACTGTTGTCACCTGTCATTAATTGTTCTATATTCTTTACAGCGTCTGTTTTCCAGTCAAAACTGTCTTGCTTTCTTGTGACTTCTTTTGTATGTCTCATATTTGTCAGTTTTGCtgttaatatttctttctgaaAGAGTGAAATAAGTATTAAGcctgtataaaaatttatattcggCTAAGATCCTTCTGAAGTTATTAAACATAGAAATACGAACCCTTACAGAACAAactgtattgtttttttaagtaaaacttcttttcgcacgcttgacttataagatggtgaattcgtgacgagagcgttacgaacaGTGtaattgggcgaggcgaacagaagttgagagggaggaGAAAGCGAGACagagaaagttacgtttcgtatattactataGGGGTAACTAAAGGGGTCGTCCATTAACCACGTGAGGCTCGAAGGAGGAAAAAGTTCATGAAACATCACAAGGAGGGAGGTGGGTTACATTgagatatcacgtgtatttatttttcgttaaacgtgcgatttctaacaaaaaaacaaccaacaacCTCAATGACTGTCtagaaatttgtattaaaatgcttaatttttcaaaatttaatcaaattatacttgtatttaaatacaatattctgagaattacaatttacttAGCAGAAAAAAATACTCGTGATCTTGGTATGGGAAGGGTGGGGGTCGGGGGGTTAAAACCTCACCAAATATCACCAACGGATGTAGGGGGtccgtgattaatggacgagcccaaagaagttttacttcagtcgtgtggtctaaagcagactcgtattttttttcctagtttcttttattttgacTAATTTGACTatacgtaatatttatattattatggaaAGTATATTGTCTAATTTAGGTATTTTCTATATGGCTCTGATAAAATGATTTGggatattttaaccgacttcaaaaaaaggaggaggttactcaattcgaccgtaatttttttttatgtatgttcggggataacttcgtcgtttatgaaccgattttgaaaaaaaaaattgttggaaagaagatatccccgggtgggtgccatgataaggaaaccaggatctgatgaagaaatcccagagaaatcgagggaaacccaaaactctgcataactttttactgggtgtaccgattttaatgatttttaatataatcgacagccgatgtttatcatgtggtcacatttaaatttcatcgagttctgattacaacttttggagtaatctttgataatgcgtatttacttgactattttttaatttacctacgttgtattacttgtcgatataattgaagtcggtttttttcgtttgcctgaaaacacaattatactattatattcgattcttgatttttttcattttgtatttaatctGATACGATTGTTTTATAATCAATTCACTattgaaatagaaataaatatgaagtaatagataataaaacaaagttacaGCTCTAATGAGCCCCGTTCCAAGTAGGTAcctaattttagtaaaaatatttattatattcctCTTTGCcagatcaaaattaaaatttcaaatttactaGATGAATATATTACCTGAGCAGGATTGTCCACATAGCTAGCATATATTCTTAATACGGGTTCACCAGTTTTTTCGTCAAAGATAAGTTTACTTTTTGGTGGGATTTTTGCCTTGACCACGGTTTGCTGAGGAGTAGTTTCTGATACCCTCTTTTCTGTAACTGCAAATAGTCTCAACGGTGGGCGGCTGGCTAAAGTagctttttctttattaaattcttGATCTTCACTAATTTTAGCTTCTACAAGTTGTCCAGCAAAAACTTCGCCATCTTGATTTACTTTCGGTTGTTTGTCACTAGCTCTTAGTAAAGTGTATGCAACATTTACTGATTCAGCCGGTTTTTCGAATGGAGAAGCTAACAAATTTGTCAAATCATCAATATTGCTATCTGTTTTTTCATCTACAAATAACGGTTGTGTTTCCCGTTCTGTCGTTGTGGATGTAGTAGTTGTTGTGATATTTTCACTTTGATTATTTTGAGCTTCCATAGAGGCCGCTCTGACATCATTTATCGCTGAATAGAAACCGTTGGCTATAACGTTACCCACACTTTGACCAATTTGAGCGTAATATATGGGAGTTGTTCTTTTatcatctttatttatttcaacaacATTTTTAACTGTTGTTGTCGGTGCTTGAATTTCAGTGGTTTCCGTTGTTACGTTCTGTACATTCTGTGGTAAAAATTCTGTTGTTACATCGATTTCAATTAAGTTTTCTGAAACGTTTTTAACAGAAAAACCTTGCGGGACTATAGAAGCAATAGAACTTTCTTGGGTTTCTCTTTGAACGATGTTTCTTTCATTGTTATTACTTGTGACGAACGACGAAGGAGCTTGCTTTATTATTTGTTCGTTTTGTAACAGGAATAGCGGTGTGTGGGTTTCTGGTATTTGTGTTTGTACTTGAGGCTGTACCTCTGGTGTGTAGGGTCGGAACTCAACTGAGGGATACTGTTCTATTATTTGACTTTGaagattatgtaaaaatattggaTCCTGTTGGTAATATGCGCTTTGTGGTACTATAATATTTTCAGCTCCACTGTGGAAGAAGTCGTGATGATTCGTGAACCCGTGGAAGCCCttagatgaaaataaaatcaacattcaatatatatttgataatagCATCTACAACTACAACAGTAAGATTTAATATCCATCGAACTTATAATATCTGatattttgttcaaattaaCTAGTAGACCTTTTGGCCAATTAAACAATTacgagtttattttttaatgctagattaaaataattataagtattaatatgTTAAACCTGTATTGCAAATTGCTGAGGAATAGTGGTAGGGTGCGGTAGTTGAAAACCGTATTCTGAAGCGAGCTGCAAAGCTGTGTTTTGTTTGACAATGTTTTGTAGATCAGCTGCTGACATGGACTGAAAATTTAAAGACAATTTTCGATTTTAAGGTCAAAacacttaatattatttatacttaatattgtaaAGCGAATCCAGcgaattttatattcaatattcCGGAGAATGTAAATAATCTAACAAAGCCAGTATTTGCACGaggtatatatattgtatactaATTTTGCGAAGCATAAGTTTagttaataataagtttttcacagattcttttaattattaaatatcttcACAACAAAGTTTTGACACAACTTATTTAAAACTGGCAGACGTCCTGCCCGggcaatttttgttattattattattttttattaaaaccttccgtgggccatAAGGAACattcgaaaaaataaattagccaatttggtcgagccattctcgagttatgtgcttaacaacatccatttttatttatatagatgtctGTTTTAGTATCAAAACCGTggataaataaaatactcaAAATGACCGTAACTAAATAGCGTGTTTCTTGCGTCTGTATACTTACAGATGCTTTCGAAAATCCAACAGGCGCTTCAATTTTTGGATTAACTTGATAAACCGGCTGATCTGAATACTTTTCTGTCACCTCATATGTTGGTTTAggctgaaatatttttatatgtggaaatatatttcttttattagcAAAATATCTTCATATATGAATAAAGTTTTGTACTATATTCGgataaacattgttttttatcatatttaaaaaaattatatctagaCACCTTGAACTAATCTGATCTATGGCTAAACAGAAACAGAAAACAGATCTTAAATCCTGATCTTAAGCCCATTAAGACCTTAGGTAGATCCATGCCAATAAAGGACAGTTTGTTCGACggtttaaactaaaattatgtgtaaataacGATGTTTGTAATAGCaaattcaactgaggtagggcacagcaggaatttcctgctcaaaatatggagcagcccgactggggtagtacctcgaccttacagaagataacagctaaataatactgttttcaagcagtattgtgttcctgttggtgagtaaggtgaccagagctcctggggggattggggattgggtcggcaacgcgcttgcgatgcttctggtgttgcaggcgtctataagctacggtaatctcttaccatcaggttagccgtacgcttgtttgccgacctagtgacataaaaaaaagcacGGTACACAACATTCAGAACAGTAAAATGAGatataacagattttttttaaacatcgaACTTACCGCTTTTGAAGCGTCATTAGCACCAGTAATGTCAGACTCTGCGACTACTATAGGCTTCTCGGAGAGGCTGAGGTTGGGCGCTGGTATGGTGTGGATCGCACCTACATTCAAACAACTCTGAACCGAATTGTCTTTGTCCACAACTTGAGACGGATATTACTTTTACAATAATATGGTTtattgaaataagtttttaaaagtgAGATCTTATTAGAGCTACATAATATGCCATGGTAGGAGTAGATCATCCTGCTCTAAAAGAAATTGTATAGcgatgctatttttttttttaatgtttaagctaggtatatatatatttttattaattttatttgttattgaaaaCGAGACACGTAATAAGTAATATCCGTTCATCTAAGTCGTggacaattaaatatttacaagtgCAATGTGCACAAAAGAAACTGAGAAAAAGGCGGCACTATGAGGACATACCTACCTTATGTTGTAAAAAAATGCAAGCTGTTTGAGGTCGTAAGAAACATTAGGCGAATTCGTTGCTTTTTTATGAATGCCGAACAATTATAGAAAGCATTGAGAAAGGAAGAATTTGTGAACTTATTTAActactgaaatataataattacatatttttaaaatgaatatttttttaaatagtttttttattcataattattttcatctttTGTAAAGCTAATAAAAACCAAAAGTGTAAAATAGGAACGCAATGTATATACCCCTTTTCAATTTACCATCAATAGAATGTTCTAGAATGGAATCGAAATAGAAACCCTTACTTTTAAATactaattcaaaaataaacaagaataaATATAACCCATGTAGCTGCTGAAAGGATAGTAAAGGGTGTTATTAGTGCAAGTGCGTTTTAGCCAGTCAACCTGTACCGTCAGGATGCACAATCGCTGGTGGAGAAGTCGGTCTCACGAATTCATACTCAGCTGTTGGACTAGGTAACGGTAGACGCGTTGTTTTCCAGTGGTTATAAACGTTGCGAGTCATTGCTGGGTTTATATTATGCTTTATTGTATATCTGGAAGAAAAATTCATCATAACTAATATTGTTTTTCGATCATTTAATGTAGACATTCTACTGTCACTGCTTATGTAATACTAATTTTGTGTTTTCCTTCTGTTAGCTTCTATTACTTGTGACTTAAGAGTCGCATGAATggaatattttgattattattaagtttgatAAATACCTACATTTAAGTATATCTTTTACAAAACCTATGTTGATATTgtgaattttatttgaatttcaattttttttaaatcttatcttTCTACTATTGGCTTAATGTCTTCTAATTGTGCTAAATGGTTGATTTAAGAGAATCAACTTATCTAATCTTTATCTATCAGACATGTAAGTATTACTTACCTAGGAGGTGTATTTCTGTATATTATGTACGGTGCTCGTCTCGAAGCAGCTGGAACGATTCGCTGTGGATATCCAGGTCTTTGGAAGATTATACCCGGCCGGAACGCAACTGGAGCTCTCATTCTGTTCATCATCGCCATGCGACTGATGTACGCCGCGTGTGAGAGTGTCCATAGCGTGATGAAGAATATACTTCTCTGAAAAACATGGAGAGAAAATAAAGTACAGTAGATAGATATGGCATATGAATGCTGAGTGATTgatcatcaacatcatcatcatcattccagcctattgcagtccactgctggacataggcctccacaagttcgcgccaaaaatgcgtgaactcatgtgtgttgcccatagtcaccacgctgggcaggcgggttggtgaccgcagggctggctttttcgcacctaagacgctgctgcccgtcttcggcctgttgtttcaaagccagtggttagatggttatcccgccatcggtcggctccttaagttccaaggtggtagtggaactttgttatcccttagtcgcctcttacgacacccacgggaataaAGGGGGTGAAGAAGGGGGGAGTGATTGATACTGATACTTATTAAAGTAACATTTGACCAAATGTGTTACCTACTTAATAGTTAGCGTTCATTTACTGACTTAAAAATAGGATGAATCCGAGCGATATCTTTCATAGAATTTTGTGTATGTACACAAATTTTTGAAGATTTCTAATTAATTTACGTTTGTACACAAAGTGGTTAATCATCAAAgtgataacaaatatttttagagtTTTAGCAACTATTAATAAGcacttatatatacatacatagataagtGCTTATTAATAGTTGCTAAAattgctattaaaaaataaacagttcTAGTGACAAGAATCAGTAtccattttattgtatttctatCCACACTGATGTAG
Proteins encoded in this region:
- the LOC123655097 gene encoding uncharacterized protein LOC123655097; the protein is MIKRSIFFITLWTLSHAAYISRMAMMNRMRAPVAFRPGIIFQRPGYPQRIVPAASRRAPYIIYRNTPPRYTIKHNINPAMTRNVYNHWKTTRLPLPSPTAEYEFVRPTSPPAIVHPDVVDKDNSVQSCLNVGAIHTIPAPNLSLSEKPIVVAESDITGANDASKPKPTYEVTEKYSDQPVYQVNPKIEAPVGFSKASSMSAADLQNIVKQNTALQLASEYGFQLPHPTTIPQQFAIQGFHGFTNHHDFFHSGAENIIVPQSAYYQQDPIFLHNLQSQIIEQYPSVEFRPYTPEVQPQVQTQIPETHTPLFLLQNEQIIKQAPSSFVTSNNNERNIVQRETQESSIASIVPQGFSVKNVSENLIEIDVTTEFLPQNVQNVTTETTEIQAPTTTVKNVVEINKDDKRTTPIYYAQIGQSVGNVIANGFYSAINDVRAASMEAQNNQSENITTTTTSTTTERETQPLFVDEKTDSNIDDLTNLLASPFEKPAESVNVAYTLLRASDKQPKVNQDGEVFAGQLVEAKISEDQEFNKEKATLASRPPLRLFAVTEKRVSETTPQQTVVKAKIPPKSKLIFDEKTGEPVLRIYASYVDNPAQKEILTAKLTNMRHTKEVTRKQDSFDWKTDAVKNIEQLMTGDNSQFGLKMRSRSDDYIPIFEDYEE